One genomic segment of Oscillospiraceae bacterium includes these proteins:
- a CDS encoding adenylyl-sulfate kinase, whose protein sequence is MPDCDFYLVNRRVLNDPEEYVETCDRQFERRVKTAAGRIADHLGESPIVLLSGPSGSGKTTTAKLLERDLREKGVLTHVISLDNYYRTVELATHPRDEEGGVDFEAPECLDISLLTQHFSDLAEGREILVPKFDFPKQVRDESRAVPLRLGPHDVAIFEGIHALNPMLSGPIGAQAQKLYVSARSNIVRDGQIYFKGTWVRLIRRLIRDEKFRGAQSAYTMSLWANVRRGEKKYISPFKDGADIVIDSSLPYEVCALKPFALPLTAQVPEGCQRRAELLDIHPRLRLFAELDAHLLAHDSLLREFIGGGTIQY, encoded by the coding sequence ATGCCCGATTGTGATTTTTATCTGGTGAACCGCCGCGTTTTGAACGACCCGGAGGAATATGTCGAGACATGCGACCGACAGTTTGAGCGGCGTGTCAAGACGGCGGCGGGCCGCATTGCCGACCATCTGGGGGAGAGCCCCATTGTGTTGTTGTCCGGACCGTCCGGGTCCGGCAAGACGACGACCGCGAAGCTTTTGGAGCGAGATCTGCGCGAAAAGGGCGTGCTGACGCACGTCATCTCCCTCGACAATTATTACCGCACCGTGGAGCTCGCCACCCACCCCCGGGACGAGGAGGGCGGCGTGGATTTTGAGGCGCCCGAATGTCTGGACATTTCGCTGCTCACGCAGCATTTCTCCGACCTGGCCGAGGGGCGGGAGATTCTGGTACCCAAATTCGACTTTCCTAAACAGGTCCGGGATGAGAGCCGCGCGGTTCCGCTCCGGCTGGGGCCGCACGACGTGGCCATTTTTGAGGGCATCCACGCACTGAATCCGATGCTCTCCGGACCGATCGGCGCACAGGCGCAGAAGCTGTATGTCAGTGCCCGGTCCAATATCGTGCGGGACGGGCAGATCTACTTCAAGGGGACCTGGGTGCGCCTGATCCGCCGCCTGATCCGGGATGAGAAATTCAGAGGCGCGCAGTCCGCGTATACGATGTCGCTCTGGGCCAATGTGCGCCGCGGGGAGAAAAAATACATCTCTCCGTTCAAAGACGGCGCCGACATCGTGATCGATTCCTCTCTGCCTTACGAGGTCTGCGCGCTGAAACCCTTTGCGCTGCCGTTAACGGCGCAGGTGCCGGAGGGGTGCCAGCGGCGCGCGGAGCTGCTGGACATTCATCCGCGTCTGCGTCTTTTCGCCGAGCTCGACGCGCACCTGCTGGCGCACGATTCTCTGCTGCGCGAATTCATCGGCGGCGGGACGATCCAATATTGA
- a CDS encoding amidohydrolase has protein sequence MDTLFAHVTAVTMDPEIPLLSDAYVGVADGRIVYVGSARPEGSAARTVDGRRHVLMPGLVNAHTHLPMTLLRGYADDYDLQTWLFEHIFPAEARMDGRAVRTGTLLAVAEAVSFGTVSVSDMYDHCGDIAVCVAETGLKANLSRGVLCLDESFDRRTHAGYAETVALCDEWHGYDDGRIRVDAAIHAEYTSNPALWEAVASLARARGLRLQVHLSETRREHERCLAESGLTPASRLARAGVFSVPVTAAHAVWLSEEDMDLLAGHGAVVVHCPVSNCKLASGAAPLAAWHRHGLTAALGTDGTASNNTLDLFEEIKFSALLAKCLSGSPAVPRAGEALGLAVGGGACAQGRTEETGRIAVGFDADLILLDFDRPHLTPCYDVVSQLVYAARGGDVVLTMVRGRVLYDHGVFPTIDMERVLHELRDYALPRVAGDRQFPIHLGCL, from the coding sequence TTGGATACCTTGTTTGCCCATGTGACGGCCGTGACGATGGATCCGGAGATCCCGCTGCTGTCCGATGCCTATGTGGGCGTCGCTGACGGGCGGATTGTTTATGTCGGCTCCGCGCGGCCGGAGGGTTCGGCCGCGCGGACTGTGGATGGGCGCAGACATGTTCTTATGCCCGGTCTGGTAAACGCCCACACGCACCTGCCGATGACGCTGCTGCGCGGCTATGCCGACGATTACGACTTGCAGACATGGCTTTTCGAGCATATCTTCCCCGCCGAGGCGCGGATGGACGGCCGCGCCGTGCGGACCGGCACACTGCTGGCTGTCGCGGAGGCCGTTTCCTTTGGCACGGTGTCCGTCTCCGATATGTACGACCACTGCGGCGACATCGCCGTCTGTGTTGCCGAGACGGGCCTCAAGGCGAATCTGTCGCGCGGAGTTCTCTGTCTCGACGAATCCTTCGACCGGCGCACCCATGCCGGCTATGCCGAGACCGTAGCGCTCTGCGACGAGTGGCACGGGTATGACGACGGCCGCATTCGGGTGGACGCGGCCATCCACGCCGAATACACTTCAAACCCGGCGCTGTGGGAGGCTGTCGCGTCTCTGGCCCGAGCGCGGGGGTTGCGCCTGCAGGTGCATCTCTCAGAGACCCGGCGCGAACACGAGCGCTGTTTGGCCGAGAGCGGCCTGACGCCGGCCAGCCGGCTGGCGCGCGCCGGCGTCTTCTCCGTACCGGTGACGGCGGCTCACGCCGTGTGGCTCTCGGAGGAGGACATGGATCTCTTGGCCGGCCACGGCGCCGTCGTGGTTCATTGCCCGGTGAGCAACTGCAAGCTGGCCTCTGGCGCGGCGCCTCTTGCGGCATGGCATCGGCACGGGCTGACCGCGGCCCTCGGCACCGACGGTACCGCCTCCAACAATACGTTGGATCTCTTTGAAGAGATCAAATTTTCCGCCCTGCTTGCCAAATGTCTGTCGGGCTCCCCGGCCGTACCGCGGGCCGGGGAGGCGCTTGGCTTGGCTGTCGGCGGCGGCGCGTGCGCGCAGGGGCGGACGGAGGAGACCGGGCGCATCGCCGTGGGGTTCGACGCCGATCTCATTTTGCTGGATTTCGACCGGCCGCACCTGACGCCCTGTTACGACGTCGTCAGCCAGCTCGTGTACGCCGCGCGCGGCGGCGATGTGGTGCTGACGATGGTGCGCGGGCGTGTGCTGTACGACCACGGCGTGTTCCCCACCATCGACATGGAGCGGGTTCTCCATGAGCTGCGGGACTATGCGCTGCCCCGCGTCGCCGGGGACAGGCAGTTCCCGATTCACCTTGGGTGTCTCTGA
- a CDS encoding GNAT family N-acetyltransferase: protein MELITSRLSLQPLSQRRMADALRTGDPCVCLGLPADKLTWEQKQMYRRVYMAKLQIGLRAPDAWLLCTSWQMVCRRTGELVGEAGFKGPPKWGELEIGYSTRAAHRNRGYMTEAVQALCRYAFQQTVRRVEYVVATTRPDNAPSHRVLIKNGFRRAGERNGLFLWKLPGPNAPEVV, encoded by the coding sequence ATGGAACTGATCACAAGCCGATTGTCGCTACAGCCGTTGTCACAGAGGCGCATGGCCGACGCTCTCCGCACGGGGGACCCGTGCGTGTGTCTTGGTCTGCCCGCCGACAAGCTGACGTGGGAACAGAAACAGATGTACCGCCGGGTCTACATGGCCAAGCTGCAGATCGGTCTGCGGGCGCCGGATGCGTGGCTGTTGTGCACATCCTGGCAGATGGTTTGCCGCCGGACGGGTGAACTGGTGGGGGAAGCCGGGTTCAAAGGCCCCCCGAAGTGGGGGGAGCTTGAGATTGGATACAGCACCCGCGCCGCCCATCGCAACCGGGGCTATATGACGGAGGCGGTGCAGGCGTTGTGCCGGTATGCGTTCCAGCAGACGGTCCGTCGGGTGGAGTATGTCGTGGCCACCACGCGGCCGGACAACGCGCCGTCGCACCGCGTGCTAATCAAAAACGGTTTTCGGCGAGCGGGGGAACGAAACGGTCTGTTTCTCTGGAAATTGCCGGGTCCGAATGCCCCGGAGGTGGTCTGA
- a CDS encoding purine-nucleoside phosphorylase, which translates to MVPRDCEDALLFLRARLCGFTPEVLLILGSGLGSLADELAAPIDDVTSAACAADSGKSRGSDGGGRPVFVPYGEIPGWPASTAPGHAGRLVFGLLAGRRVMVMQGRLHHYEGHEMAVIARPVYLAAALGARVLCVTNAAGAVNAGWAKGDIMLISDHIRLFGDSPLRGENPPSLARFPDMSDVYTPSLRAVAREAARTLGLTLREGVYMFFPGPQYETPAEIRAARALGADAVGMSTVPEVIAARHAGLSVLGLSLLSNMAAGLQTAPLDGAEVLQAGEERGAVFSALVRRCLERLPEAPPCVAL; encoded by the coding sequence ATGGTCCCGCGGGACTGCGAGGACGCTCTGCTTTTTCTGCGCGCGCGGTTGTGCGGATTTACGCCCGAGGTGTTGCTGATTTTGGGTTCCGGTCTCGGGTCCTTGGCCGACGAGCTCGCGGCGCCGATTGACGATGTGACAAGCGCAGCGTGTGCGGCCGACAGTGGGAAATCGAGGGGATCTGACGGCGGGGGACGGCCGGTGTTCGTACCCTACGGGGAGATCCCGGGGTGGCCGGCGTCTACGGCTCCCGGTCACGCGGGGCGCCTGGTGTTCGGTCTGCTGGCCGGCCGCCGCGTGATGGTCATGCAGGGGCGGTTGCACCATTACGAGGGCCATGAGATGGCTGTGATCGCCCGGCCGGTCTATTTGGCCGCCGCTCTGGGTGCGCGCGTGTTGTGTGTCACCAATGCGGCGGGCGCCGTCAACGCCGGGTGGGCGAAGGGCGACATCATGCTCATCTCGGACCACATCCGGCTCTTCGGCGACAGTCCGCTGCGCGGGGAGAATCCTCCGTCGCTGGCGCGTTTTCCGGATATGTCCGACGTCTACACGCCGTCACTGCGGGCCGTGGCTCGCGAGGCTGCGCGCACACTGGGGCTGACGCTGCGCGAGGGTGTGTACATGTTTTTCCCGGGTCCCCAGTACGAGACGCCGGCCGAAATCCGGGCCGCGCGGGCGCTGGGCGCGGACGCCGTCGGCATGTCGACCGTGCCGGAGGTCATCGCCGCGCGCCACGCTGGTCTTTCGGTGCTCGGTCTCTCACTGCTCTCGAACATGGCCGCCGGTCTCCAAACTGCTCCGCTGGATGGCGCCGAGGTCCTGCAGGCCGGAGAGGAGAGAGGGGCGGTCTTTTCCGCACTCGTGCGGCGCTGTCTCGAGAGACTGCCTGAGGCGCCGCCCTGCGTCGCCCTGTAG
- a CDS encoding zinc ribbon domain-containing protein produces the protein MDPKVKELLDRIRETASTAGGVAYYGLDVAGKKAGEVWDVTKLRWKRTDLKADVYRLYREVGEIVYAAHADPDASTDKLDGLLATLDEKHGTIEDLTRQIEERRQTRVCPNRDCAAAAAPGDVFCRRCGRSLRADKEEV, from the coding sequence ATGGACCCAAAGGTGAAGGAACTTCTGGACAGGATCCGGGAGACGGCCTCCACAGCGGGCGGGGTTGCCTACTACGGGCTGGACGTCGCCGGCAAGAAGGCCGGAGAGGTTTGGGATGTCACAAAGCTCAGATGGAAGCGGACTGACTTGAAGGCGGACGTGTACCGGCTCTACCGCGAAGTCGGTGAGATCGTCTATGCCGCGCACGCAGATCCCGACGCGTCCACGGACAAGCTGGATGGTCTCTTGGCGACGCTGGATGAGAAACATGGGACCATTGAGGATCTGACGCGGCAAATCGAGGAAAGGCGGCAGACTCGCGTCTGCCCCAATCGGGACTGCGCCGCCGCCGCCGCGCCTGGGGATGTCTTCTGCCGGCGCTGCGGGAGGTCGCTGCGCGCGGACAAGGAGGAGGTCTGA
- a CDS encoding SpoIIE family protein phosphatase — translation MHRGGLRVWAKQSGINQMRLLTRPGIYPGLRRAAQLLLRFVMGYLLARAEIFSGRAPFGVGFVAAGGVSTTGFFGFVGALCGYAGMPDLSDGLQYAAAAILVFAAGFVFQDVGAARGPMFMPLVTAATGGFVGVVFVAADGFPLTGVLLYISEVALMTGAAYFFRAVLKPASADGAAESPPLGVRRLVSLLILISCLFLSLSRLVLFGGLSPARCAAMLLVLLLSRRGGVGAGSASGLSVGLALDLSAGAPFYAAAYGLTGLIAGVFQGAGKPVCAGLGVLVTAITAQWAQEESMRLFVVCEAVVAAAAFLLIPDDALPFLRFGAPRRAAGAEEGHLRDAVRQRLRGAAASFRSLYEALTGYFAQTGHSNDEDIATVFDRTTDRVCRKCALAAVCWDEESLATFHALSDTAAAMLARGALEPSDFPTYFSARCLNFARFVSVGNEELTALMYRRQFKAKLRENRTQLCRQYAELAQVLQWMAEEVTTAPVYDCEAEKRLARYLRSAGTEGRVTVSLDVARRTRVEIVGENLSVLSESRRETVQTFSTLLGVPLGPLEQERGVFGERIVLMELEPLTVVVGTAARQKEGQTVSGDSGAHFKTDDGIFYLLLSDGMGSGQAASVDSRQAVRLLERFLRAGIPPENALDTLNSALVLRGEQRIGFVTVDLVALNLLSGEVAFYKYGAAPSYLKCGRKITRVVNGALPVGLSAGGSVPALDVTRLRVGPGAVLLLASDGVADPEADEWLRRLLAGHGDGSPRELAGQVLEAGARERGRADDMTVMVLRVERRRGKS, via the coding sequence ATGCACAGGGGAGGACTGCGGGTGTGGGCCAAACAGAGCGGAATAAACCAGATGCGGCTGCTGACCCGACCGGGGATCTATCCGGGGCTGCGCCGCGCCGCGCAATTGCTGCTCCGGTTTGTGATGGGGTATCTGTTGGCCAGAGCGGAGATATTCTCCGGGCGCGCGCCGTTCGGCGTCGGATTTGTGGCGGCCGGCGGCGTGAGTACGACGGGTTTTTTCGGTTTTGTAGGCGCGCTGTGCGGCTACGCCGGCATGCCGGATCTCTCAGACGGTCTCCAATATGCGGCCGCCGCCATTCTGGTCTTCGCCGCCGGTTTTGTTTTTCAGGATGTCGGTGCGGCGCGAGGGCCGATGTTCATGCCGCTGGTCACGGCGGCGACCGGGGGCTTTGTGGGCGTCGTCTTCGTGGCGGCCGACGGCTTTCCGCTCACGGGCGTGCTGCTCTATATCTCCGAAGTCGCTCTGATGACGGGCGCCGCCTATTTTTTCCGCGCCGTCTTGAAGCCTGCCTCGGCCGACGGCGCGGCGGAAAGTCCGCCGCTCGGTGTGCGCCGACTGGTCAGTTTGCTCATCCTCATCTCCTGCCTGTTTCTGTCACTGTCGCGGCTCGTACTTTTCGGCGGTCTGTCGCCGGCACGCTGTGCCGCCATGCTGCTCGTGCTGCTGCTGTCGCGTCGCGGCGGGGTGGGCGCGGGCAGCGCCTCCGGGCTGTCCGTCGGGCTCGCGCTGGATCTTTCCGCCGGCGCGCCCTTTTATGCCGCGGCCTACGGTCTCACGGGCCTGATCGCCGGTGTCTTTCAGGGGGCGGGCAAGCCGGTCTGCGCCGGCCTTGGTGTGCTGGTCACGGCCATCACGGCGCAGTGGGCACAGGAGGAGTCCATGCGCCTGTTTGTGGTGTGCGAAGCTGTGGTGGCCGCCGCAGCCTTTTTGCTGATCCCGGACGACGCCCTGCCGTTTTTGCGCTTTGGCGCGCCGCGGCGGGCGGCTGGGGCGGAGGAGGGGCACCTGCGCGATGCCGTGCGGCAGCGTCTGCGCGGCGCGGCAGCCTCTTTTCGGTCGCTCTATGAGGCGCTGACGGGATATTTTGCGCAGACCGGGCACAGCAACGACGAGGACATCGCCACGGTCTTCGACAGAACGACCGATCGCGTCTGCCGAAAGTGCGCGCTGGCGGCCGTGTGTTGGGACGAGGAGTCCCTTGCGACCTTCCACGCACTCAGCGACACGGCGGCGGCCATGTTGGCGCGCGGCGCGCTGGAGCCGTCGGACTTCCCAACATATTTTTCCGCCCGTTGTCTCAACTTTGCTCGGTTCGTCAGCGTGGGCAATGAGGAACTGACGGCCCTCATGTACCGGCGGCAGTTTAAGGCCAAACTCCGGGAGAACCGCACTCAGCTTTGCCGCCAGTATGCCGAATTGGCGCAGGTCCTGCAATGGATGGCCGAGGAGGTGACGACCGCGCCGGTCTACGACTGTGAAGCGGAAAAACGTCTCGCGCGCTATCTGCGGTCGGCGGGGACGGAGGGGCGCGTGACAGTGTCCCTCGACGTCGCGCGCCGCACGCGGGTGGAGATCGTCGGGGAGAACCTGTCGGTGCTCTCGGAGAGCCGCCGGGAGACCGTACAGACGTTCTCGACACTGTTGGGTGTGCCTTTGGGGCCGCTGGAGCAGGAGCGGGGCGTTTTCGGCGAGCGTATTGTCCTCATGGAGCTGGAGCCTCTGACGGTCGTCGTCGGCACGGCGGCCCGCCAAAAGGAGGGACAGACCGTGAGCGGTGACAGCGGCGCCCACTTCAAGACGGACGACGGGATCTTCTACCTGCTGCTCTCGGACGGCATGGGCAGCGGACAGGCGGCCTCAGTGGATTCGAGGCAGGCGGTGCGGCTCCTCGAACGCTTTCTGCGGGCCGGCATCCCGCCGGAGAATGCGTTAGACACGCTCAACTCGGCGCTGGTACTCCGGGGCGAACAGCGGATCGGATTTGTGACTGTGGACCTGGTGGCGCTGAACCTCTTGAGCGGGGAAGTCGCGTTTTACAAATACGGCGCGGCTCCCTCTTATCTCAAGTGCGGACGGAAGATCACCCGCGTCGTGAACGGCGCGCTGCCCGTGGGGCTCTCGGCGGGCGGGTCGGTCCCGGCGTTGGATGTCACACGCCTGCGGGTCGGTCCCGGCGCGGTGCTTCTGCTGGCCAGCGACGGCGTGGCCGATCCGGAGGCGGACGAGTGGCTGCGCCGGCTTCTGGCCGGTCACGGCGACGGCAGCCCGCGCGAATTGGCCGGGCAGGTGCTGGAGGCCGGCGCGCGGGAGCGGGGCCGGGCGGACGACATGACGGTGATGGTCCTGCGTGTGGAGCGCCGGCGCGGCAAAAGTTGA
- a CDS encoding glycosyltransferase: MVIGQYIDSFLPAIDGVIHVVRNYAQILNETGDTCYVVAPATPGYVDREPFEVIRFRSVRVTRTRRLYRAGVPSLDIRYRQQSKGLRPDIVHAHTPFGCGLDALRIAGEMNIPLVATFHSKYYDDFRQVTGSDSLARLGVRYVVWFLRRVDYVWTVNDVTVETLRAYGYRGPVEVMPNGVDAFKPPDAEMLIRRTRRDFRLDAGATFLFVGQLIRQKNVYLIVEALALLKQVYGDFRMVFVGEGNARAALETLCRELGLSERVTFTGNIYDREALRGLYLAADLFLFPSLYDTAALVVRESAAMETPSLLIEGSHSAQGVTDGDNGYLCQESATSLCEKILEILADRAALARVSRRALETLPESWKDIVGRVRERYTDIIECRRDRPKQASDRGAIGRL, from the coding sequence TTGGTCATCGGCCAGTATATTGACAGCTTTCTCCCTGCGATCGACGGCGTCATCCATGTGGTCCGCAATTACGCACAGATCTTGAACGAGACGGGTGACACCTGCTATGTGGTGGCGCCGGCCACGCCGGGGTATGTGGACAGGGAGCCTTTCGAGGTCATTCGGTTCCGATCCGTCCGGGTGACGCGGACCCGCCGGCTGTACCGGGCCGGCGTGCCTTCGCTGGACATTCGCTACCGGCAGCAAAGCAAAGGGCTCCGGCCCGACATCGTGCACGCCCACACCCCCTTCGGCTGCGGGCTGGATGCGTTGCGCATCGCGGGGGAGATGAACATCCCGCTGGTCGCCACATTTCACTCCAAGTACTACGACGACTTTCGCCAAGTGACGGGGAGTGACTCTTTGGCGAGGCTCGGCGTTCGGTATGTCGTCTGGTTTCTGCGCCGGGTGGATTATGTTTGGACGGTCAATGATGTCACGGTGGAGACGCTCCGCGCGTATGGCTACCGAGGGCCTGTCGAGGTGATGCCAAACGGCGTGGACGCTTTCAAGCCGCCGGATGCGGAGATGCTGATCCGCCGGACCCGGCGGGACTTCCGTCTGGATGCCGGGGCCACCTTCCTCTTTGTGGGGCAGCTTATCCGGCAGAAGAACGTATACCTCATTGTCGAGGCGCTGGCGCTGTTGAAGCAGGTGTACGGTGATTTTCGAATGGTGTTTGTGGGCGAGGGCAACGCACGGGCGGCGCTGGAGACGCTGTGTCGAGAGCTGGGTCTCTCGGAGCGTGTGACCTTCACGGGGAATATCTATGACAGAGAAGCGCTGCGGGGCCTGTATCTCGCTGCGGATCTCTTTCTGTTTCCCTCCCTGTATGACACCGCCGCGCTGGTCGTGCGCGAGAGCGCCGCCATGGAGACGCCCTCGCTGCTCATCGAGGGCAGTCATTCGGCGCAGGGGGTGACGGACGGAGACAACGGCTATCTGTGCCAGGAGTCGGCCACGTCGCTGTGCGAAAAGATTTTGGAAATCCTCGCCGACCGAGCGGCGCTGGCCCGGGTGTCCCGGCGCGCCCTAGAGACCCTGCCCGAGAGCTGGAAGGACATCGTCGGCCGGGTGCGCGAGAGATATACCGATATCATCGAGTGTCGCCGGGACCGCCCCAAACAGGCGTCCGATCGGGGCGCAATCGGGCGCCTGTAG